In Paenibacillus kyungheensis, the following are encoded in one genomic region:
- a CDS encoding TetR/AcrR family transcriptional regulator yields the protein MSSTTGEKLELILDAAYDLFGSNGFYETKISDIAHQAGIAKGTVYLYFKSKEELFMAVTRRDCEHFLGGLDTNLQNCSTMAERLLVIAKHHSMYYFERKHRTKLFFRTPNNDPELMDYMKQFMLRYMQAVEKVLTEGGVSQPVWCAESYIGMLDRIRMDILFNPEFPIEQLHERTDFVARLFLEGCNHSGDHQDQIDRDNSQEGESQ from the coding sequence ATGAGCAGCACCACAGGTGAAAAGTTAGAATTGATTTTGGATGCTGCTTACGATCTTTTTGGTTCCAATGGATTTTATGAGACCAAAATTTCAGATATCGCACACCAGGCGGGAATAGCGAAAGGCACTGTATATTTATATTTTAAAAGCAAAGAAGAACTATTTATGGCAGTTACTCGTCGAGATTGCGAACATTTTCTCGGCGGTTTAGATACTAATTTGCAAAATTGTAGTACGATGGCAGAACGCTTACTGGTCATTGCTAAGCATCATTCGATGTATTATTTTGAACGCAAACATCGTACCAAGTTATTTTTCCGTACGCCCAACAATGATCCTGAACTTATGGATTATATGAAGCAGTTTATGTTGCGTTATATGCAAGCTGTAGAGAAAGTACTCACAGAAGGTGGCGTATCTCAGCCTGTATGGTGTGCAGAATCCTATATTGGAATGCTGGATCGCATACGTATGGATATTTTATTCAACCCTGAATTTCCGATAGAACAACTTCATGAACGGACAGATTTTGTAGCACGTTTGTTTTTAGAAGGATGTAATCATTCGGGAGATCATCAGGATCAAATAGACCGGGACAATTCCCAAGAAGGTGAGTCACAATGA
- a CDS encoding cold shock domain-containing protein — protein sequence MKGTVKWFNAEKGFGFIEVEGGEDVFVHFSAIQSDGFKSLDEGQAVEFDITEGNRGPQAANVIKL from the coding sequence ATGAAAGGTACAGTTAAATGGTTTAATGCAGAAAAAGGTTTCGGATTTATTGAAGTTGAAGGTGGAGAAGACGTATTCGTACATTTCTCAGCTATTCAAAGCGATGGTTTTAAATCGTTAGATGAAGGTCAAGCGGTAGAATTCGACATCACTGAAGGTAACCGTGGTCCTCAAGCAGCTAACGTAATTAAATTATAA
- the pepF gene encoding oligoendopeptidase F, giving the protein MQQILKRSEVSQENCWNLSDLFADQQAWDQAYDKVKQELPEAAQLQGKLHTAEAVKSAFELEDRIGLQVEQLYAYAHMHQDEDTTNPTYQALSQKVKKLGVELGQALSFITPEILGLSDEKLDELLESSLLAPYRFTLQEMKREKAHVLSQAEEALLAQVGNLSQAPQTIFGMLNNADMKFPNIIDENGNEVELTHGRYIQFLENPNRELRERAFKAIYSAYARQKNTIGATLTANINKNMFYANVRKYPSVLEKALYGDNIPKEVYTNLIETIHEGLPLLHRYIALRKKLLGVDELHMYDLFAPLVDEFKMDITYEEAKATVAEGLKPLGEDYQQALQAGYNEGWIDVYENEGKRTGAYSWGAYGVHPYVLLNHKDNLNSMFTLAHEMGHALHSYYSDNALPYRDAQYTIFLAEVASTTNEALLMDYLLKKSTDPKEKMYLLTYYADQFRTTVFRQTMFAEFEMITHARAEAGESLTPQELSKIYYDLNVKYHGEGMHVDQDIEMEWARIPHFYNSFYVYKYATGFSAATSFSKQILEEGQSAVDRYTGFLKSGGSDYSINILAKAGVDMSTPAPIREAMSVFEALITEMEQLAK; this is encoded by the coding sequence ATGCAGCAAATACTTAAACGGTCTGAAGTGTCACAGGAAAATTGCTGGAATTTATCCGATCTGTTCGCAGATCAACAAGCTTGGGATCAAGCGTATGACAAAGTAAAACAAGAATTGCCTGAAGCGGCTCAATTACAAGGTAAACTTCATACTGCTGAAGCAGTTAAGTCGGCATTTGAGCTAGAAGATCGTATCGGTCTACAGGTAGAACAATTATATGCGTATGCTCATATGCATCAGGATGAAGATACAACGAATCCTACATATCAGGCATTATCGCAAAAAGTTAAAAAATTAGGCGTAGAATTGGGACAAGCTCTTTCTTTTATCACACCTGAAATTCTAGGTCTGTCTGATGAGAAGTTAGATGAATTGCTAGAGTCTTCTCTTCTCGCTCCTTACCGCTTTACGCTACAAGAAATGAAACGGGAAAAAGCACATGTGTTATCACAAGCGGAAGAAGCTTTGTTAGCACAAGTAGGTAACCTGTCTCAAGCACCACAGACGATTTTTGGGATGTTGAATAATGCAGATATGAAATTCCCTAACATTATTGATGAAAATGGTAATGAAGTAGAACTTACTCATGGTCGTTATATTCAATTTTTGGAAAATCCGAATCGTGAATTACGTGAACGTGCATTCAAAGCGATTTACAGTGCATATGCTCGTCAAAAAAATACGATTGGTGCTACATTAACTGCCAATATCAACAAAAATATGTTCTATGCAAATGTACGTAAATATCCATCTGTTTTGGAAAAAGCACTTTATGGAGATAATATTCCTAAAGAAGTGTATACGAATCTGATTGAGACGATTCATGAAGGTCTTCCTCTACTGCATCGCTATATTGCGTTACGCAAAAAATTACTTGGTGTAGATGAACTGCATATGTATGATCTATTTGCTCCACTTGTAGATGAATTCAAAATGGATATCACTTATGAAGAAGCAAAAGCAACAGTAGCAGAAGGCCTCAAACCACTCGGTGAAGATTATCAACAAGCGCTTCAAGCCGGTTACAACGAAGGCTGGATCGATGTGTATGAAAATGAAGGAAAACGTACAGGTGCTTATAGCTGGGGTGCTTATGGTGTCCATCCTTACGTTCTACTGAATCACAAAGACAATCTAAATAGTATGTTTACACTTGCTCACGAAATGGGTCATGCACTGCATAGTTATTATTCAGACAATGCTCTTCCTTATCGTGATGCACAATACACTATTTTCCTTGCAGAAGTGGCTTCGACCACGAATGAAGCATTATTAATGGATTATCTTTTGAAAAAATCGACTGATCCAAAAGAAAAAATGTACTTGTTAACTTATTATGCAGATCAATTCCGTACGACAGTTTTCCGTCAGACGATGTTTGCAGAATTTGAAATGATTACACATGCTCGTGCAGAAGCTGGCGAGTCCCTAACTCCACAAGAACTATCCAAAATCTACTATGACCTGAATGTGAAATATCATGGTGAAGGTATGCATGTAGATCAAGATATCGAAATGGAATGGGCACGTATTCCGCATTTCTATAATAGCTTCTATGTATATAAATATGCGACAGGCTTCTCTGCTGCAACTAGCTTCTCCAAACAAATTTTGGAAGAAGGACAATCTGCGGTAGATCGTTATACTGGTTTCCTGAAAAGCGGCGGTAGCGATTATTCTATCAATATTCTTGCCAAAGCAGGTGTTGATATGTCTACTCCAGCTCCTATTCGTGAAGCTATGAGTGTATTCGAAGCTCTAATTACTGAAATGGAACAGTTAGCAAAGTAA
- a CDS encoding tetraprenyl-beta-curcumene synthase family protein: MNDMMKVRYPFPRNAVSLMRRVYKHGIPEVRKEFARWREQANLIPDAELRYQALDSLSNKQFHCDGGSVYAVANMAQFHNLLPLIVAFQTICDYADNLSDRPQCTNVEDFRLLHQALLDAIVPGVEPRDYYVFNSESEVGYMSTLVKACQGYISELPDYDIVYPYLRDLVELYCGLQTYKHIAPELRQATLMEWWSEHKHRTPHLYWHEFAAATGSTLGIFMMFLAASGLPGMNDAAAKQAHAAYFPNVCCLHIMLDYVIDQEEDQHSGDLNFCDYYDPSIKVIDRIEKIVDWARADVHQLPGASFHLMIVEGLVALYLTDPKVKTQQEVRAISKRLLRKGPPMRAFFILNSQVIRKYL, from the coding sequence TTGAATGATATGATGAAAGTCCGTTATCCGTTTCCGCGTAATGCTGTTTCTTTGATGAGACGCGTATACAAACACGGAATACCGGAAGTCCGTAAAGAGTTTGCTCGCTGGCGCGAACAGGCAAACTTGATACCTGATGCAGAATTGCGATATCAAGCGCTTGATAGTCTAAGCAATAAGCAATTCCACTGTGATGGTGGGTCAGTATATGCCGTAGCGAATATGGCTCAATTTCATAATTTGCTACCTTTGATTGTAGCATTCCAGACGATTTGCGATTATGCCGATAACTTATCGGATCGTCCTCAATGTACAAATGTTGAAGATTTTCGTCTATTGCACCAGGCTTTGCTTGATGCGATTGTTCCAGGCGTAGAACCAAGAGACTATTATGTATTTAATAGCGAAAGTGAAGTTGGTTATATGTCTACACTGGTAAAAGCTTGCCAGGGATATATTAGTGAACTTCCAGATTACGATATTGTATATCCTTATTTGCGTGATCTGGTTGAATTATATTGCGGTTTACAAACATACAAACATATCGCTCCTGAATTACGTCAAGCGACATTGATGGAGTGGTGGTCTGAGCATAAGCATCGTACACCTCATTTATACTGGCACGAGTTTGCTGCTGCAACAGGTTCAACGTTAGGTATATTTATGATGTTTTTAGCAGCAAGTGGTCTTCCAGGCATGAATGATGCGGCTGCCAAGCAAGCACATGCTGCTTATTTTCCAAATGTATGTTGCCTTCATATTATGCTGGATTATGTTATTGATCAGGAAGAAGATCAGCATTCTGGCGATCTTAATTTTTGCGATTATTATGACCCATCGATTAAAGTCATTGATCGAATTGAGAAGATCGTTGATTGGGCGCGTGCAGATGTACATCAACTGCCGGGTGCTTCATTCCATCTTATGATTGTTGAAGGTTTAGTCGCACTATACTTAACAGACCCCAAGGTCAAAACACAACAAGAAGTGCGTGCTATCTCTAAACGGCTATTGCGAAAAGGTCCTCCTATGCGTGCCTTTTTTATCTTGAATAGCCAGGTGATCCGCAAGTATTTGTAA
- a CDS encoding multi antimicrobial extrusion protein MatE, protein MSTQEPLSWRRLFSFFVPLGISASLVTISHVIINRTLAFAVDAEVVIASYALAMSLVTITERPSTLLRQTCSALVRDRLSFKALLKVTWIFLAFVLAIGILIVYTPIGKWIFSTLFGIKDSMVPLVIDVYAILMFVSIFSVIRNIYQGIIITNNRTKWLTIGMVFRLAGMYSLSLYFIYYHHITSGTVGAILFLTGMIIEAIVSYSEGRNIAKKMPEKRPEHPVETRADVFKFYKPLLFSSFVAMLIGPAINVVLGKTEGIALAISSFAIASSLLQLMLSFFTYIHQIVLNFYHIDPKKVRRFGLVTGFIPVTLLALIAYTPMSYWVLGHIMNVNGELLTQSLYTLRAFVLYALVMPWLDYSNGLILLRGQTKAMFRSQMANAICTFIVLIILLFIFPAWNGVIGALAQSLGLAAELAIITLVIRRTGRRSGLQVNN, encoded by the coding sequence ATGTCCACACAAGAACCGCTCTCATGGAGGCGGTTGTTTTCATTTTTTGTACCACTTGGAATTTCAGCTTCACTGGTCACTATTTCACATGTCATTATTAATCGTACACTTGCTTTTGCTGTGGATGCTGAAGTGGTGATTGCTAGCTATGCATTGGCAATGAGTCTGGTGACGATTACAGAACGACCGTCTACTTTATTACGCCAGACTTGTTCTGCTCTGGTTCGAGACCGACTTTCATTTAAAGCTTTGCTTAAAGTGACTTGGATTTTTCTAGCTTTTGTTTTAGCGATTGGAATACTGATTGTGTACACGCCTATAGGAAAATGGATATTCAGTACATTGTTTGGCATCAAAGATTCTATGGTTCCTCTGGTGATTGATGTGTATGCTATTTTGATGTTTGTGAGCATCTTTTCAGTTATTCGCAATATTTATCAAGGTATTATTATTACCAACAATCGTACCAAATGGTTAACGATTGGCATGGTATTCCGTTTGGCAGGAATGTACTCCTTATCGCTTTATTTTATTTATTATCATCACATTACAAGTGGAACTGTCGGTGCTATTTTATTTTTGACTGGTATGATTATCGAAGCGATTGTTAGTTATAGTGAAGGACGGAATATCGCCAAAAAAATGCCTGAAAAGCGTCCTGAACATCCTGTAGAAACACGAGCAGATGTGTTTAAATTTTATAAACCGCTTCTTTTCTCATCTTTTGTTGCCATGTTAATCGGCCCTGCTATCAATGTAGTGCTAGGTAAAACAGAAGGGATTGCTCTCGCTATTTCTTCGTTTGCAATAGCAAGCAGTCTATTGCAGTTAATGCTTAGCTTTTTTACTTATATTCATCAGATTGTATTAAATTTCTATCATATCGATCCCAAAAAAGTACGTCGATTTGGATTAGTGACTGGATTTATCCCTGTGACGTTATTAGCTCTGATTGCTTATACACCTATGAGTTATTGGGTGCTCGGACATATTATGAATGTAAATGGAGAATTATTAACTCAAAGTCTATATACACTGCGAGCTTTTGTATTATATGCACTGGTTATGCCCTGGTTGGATTATTCTAATGGACTTATTCTTTTACGTGGACAGACCAAAGCAATGTTCCGCTCTCAGATGGCGAATGCTATATGTACTTTTATTGTTCTGATTATATTATTGTTCATATTTCCAGCATGGAATGGTGTTATCGGAGCTTTGGCACAGTCATTAGGGCTTGCTGCTGAATTGGCTATTATTACGCTGGTCATCCGACGGACGGGCAGACGTTCCGGACTTCAAGTAAACAACTGA
- a CDS encoding LapA family protein has translation MKMQWMLILGLIFALITAVFAVINVNPVQVNLYFNVVQVPLILLIIGCALLGGLIVGFYGIYRQYRLQREIKQLKAELAQVPAATTPLTTSSVDNDPLKPMYTDNDTTATSFSNRK, from the coding sequence TTGAAAATGCAATGGATGCTTATTTTAGGTTTGATATTTGCACTGATTACCGCGGTGTTTGCCGTAATTAACGTGAATCCAGTACAGGTCAATCTTTATTTCAATGTAGTACAAGTACCTTTAATTCTTTTGATTATTGGATGCGCTTTGTTAGGTGGTCTAATTGTAGGATTTTATGGTATCTATCGTCAGTACCGTTTACAGCGTGAGATCAAACAACTGAAAGCAGAGTTAGCTCAGGTTCCAGCTGCTACGACTCCTTTGACTACATCATCTGTAGACAATGATCCGCTTAAACCGATGTATACTGATAATGATACGACTGCAACTTCTTTTTCTAACCGTAAGTAA
- the pfkA gene encoding 6-phosphofructokinase yields MSAVKKIAVLTSGGDSQGMNAAVRAVVRSALYFGLEVCGVQRGYQGLLNEDIFPMDLRSVGDIIQRGGTVLQSARCKEFMTLEGQQKGADILRKHGIDGLVVIGGDGSYQGANKLSKLGIKTMALPGTIDNDISYTDTTIGFDTAVGIVVDAVNKLRDTMSSHERVSIVEVMGRHCGDIALHSGLASGAETILVPEVSYDLKEVADRMHHNFACGKRHSIVIVAEGAGRGEDIAEQLHIHYPNLEPRVTVLGHIQRGGTPTPRDRNLASRLGDFAVRKLIEGESDKACGVIKGEIVLTDIDKVVNSKKEFDHETYELALRLSQ; encoded by the coding sequence ATGTCAGCAGTCAAAAAAATTGCAGTACTAACAAGTGGAGGAGACTCCCAAGGAATGAATGCTGCGGTTCGTGCAGTTGTACGTAGCGCACTTTATTTCGGTCTTGAAGTATGCGGGGTTCAACGTGGATATCAGGGGTTACTAAATGAAGATATTTTCCCTATGGATCTACGTAGTGTAGGTGATATTATCCAACGCGGGGGAACAGTACTTCAGTCTGCACGTTGTAAAGAATTCATGACACTTGAAGGTCAACAAAAAGGCGCTGATATTCTGCGCAAACACGGTATCGACGGATTGGTTGTTATCGGCGGAGACGGATCTTATCAAGGTGCGAACAAATTGAGTAAATTAGGTATCAAAACAATGGCATTGCCAGGAACAATCGATAACGATATTTCGTATACAGATACAACGATTGGTTTTGATACAGCAGTAGGCATTGTAGTAGATGCAGTAAACAAATTACGTGATACGATGTCTTCTCATGAACGTGTCTCTATCGTAGAAGTGATGGGTCGTCATTGTGGCGATATCGCTCTTCATTCTGGTCTAGCTTCTGGTGCAGAAACTATTCTTGTACCTGAAGTATCATATGATCTAAAAGAAGTAGCAGATCGTATGCATCACAACTTTGCTTGTGGTAAACGTCATAGTATCGTGATCGTAGCTGAAGGCGCAGGTCGTGGAGAAGATATCGCAGAACAATTGCATATCCATTATCCTAACTTGGAGCCTCGTGTAACGGTTCTTGGACATATTCAACGGGGTGGAACACCAACTCCTCGTGACCGTAATTTAGCAAGTCGTCTAGGAGACTTTGCAGTGCGTAAATTAATCGAAGGTGAATCCGATAAAGCTTGCGGTGTAATCAAAGGCGAAATCGTATTGACAGATATCGATAAAGTAGTAAATAGCAAAAAAGAGTTCGATCATGAAACTTATGAGCTGGCACTTCGTTTATCTCAATAA
- a CDS encoding TetR/AcrR family transcriptional regulator, which produces MAREKGAKGRESRLRLLHAAAKQFAIHGFHETKVSSIVAEAKLSQPAFYLYFESKDAVFEELVKLFHVRLTTVINESRLPEINSTDGVLNQLCHTLTLMFDYFYANPYLTRIGFHLAPQSQNMKQELVQWVEQMLSGEQRSGQFKSDFRMNMVAECLVGTIERIVFTQLLPGKVAPEQLALDIVNLYVSGIGMKQSKV; this is translated from the coding sequence TTGGCGAGAGAAAAAGGAGCAAAAGGAAGGGAGAGCCGTTTACGTTTGCTACACGCTGCTGCTAAACAATTTGCTATTCATGGTTTTCACGAAACGAAAGTGAGTTCTATTGTTGCAGAAGCCAAGCTTTCACAACCCGCATTTTATTTGTATTTTGAAAGTAAAGATGCTGTTTTTGAGGAGTTAGTGAAGCTTTTCCATGTTCGCTTGACGACAGTTATTAATGAAAGTCGTCTTCCTGAAATCAATTCAACCGATGGGGTATTGAACCAATTATGTCATACGTTGACATTAATGTTTGATTATTTTTATGCTAACCCTTATTTAACTCGGATAGGATTTCATTTGGCACCACAATCGCAAAATATGAAACAAGAACTGGTTCAATGGGTTGAGCAGATGTTATCGGGTGAACAACGTTCTGGACAATTCAAATCTGATTTTCGGATGAATATGGTTGCAGAATGTTTGGTAGGCACGATCGAACGTATTGTATTTACACAGCTTCTTCCTGGCAAAGTTGCACCAGAACAATTAGCATTAGATATTGTTAACTTATATGTATCAGGTATTGGAATGAAACAAAGCAAAGTGTAA
- a CDS encoding M42 family metallopeptidase — MTITINQDYTISLLTELLSTASPTGFTHDIIKRIAEEAGKFGVTTEYNQKGGLILTLDGQDDSKTIALSAHVDTLGAMVRAIKPQGTIRFTILGGFSMNSIENEYCTIHTRSGKTYTGTILSIQPSVHVYDEARGLKREEENMEVRIDELVDSKEDVQQLGIEVGDYISFDARPVVTSSGYIKSRHLDDKASVAALFALLESQYTQKWKPQYRTQFLISNYEEVGHGTAYIPEGIHEMIAVDMGCIGDDLSCKETDVSICAKDSSGPYDYEMTGKLIELAQAGNIAYAIDVYPHYGSDASAALRAGNNIRAALIGPGVHASHSMERTHTDAVINTAKLLGAYITAK; from the coding sequence ATGACGATAACGATCAATCAAGATTATACGATCTCTTTGCTTACAGAATTATTATCTACTGCTAGTCCTACAGGATTCACTCACGATATTATCAAGCGGATTGCAGAAGAAGCAGGCAAATTTGGTGTAACTACAGAATACAATCAAAAAGGCGGTCTGATTTTGACATTAGACGGTCAGGATGATTCCAAAACGATTGCTTTAAGCGCACATGTTGATACACTAGGTGCGATGGTACGTGCCATTAAGCCACAAGGAACGATCCGATTTACAATTCTAGGTGGATTCAGTATGAACAGTATTGAAAATGAATACTGCACGATTCATACACGTAGTGGCAAAACGTATACAGGGACTATTTTGTCTATTCAACCTTCTGTTCACGTATATGATGAAGCTCGCGGACTCAAACGTGAAGAAGAAAATATGGAAGTTCGAATTGATGAATTGGTAGATTCCAAAGAAGATGTCCAACAGCTTGGTATAGAAGTTGGAGATTATATTTCATTTGATGCACGTCCTGTCGTCACATCAAGCGGTTATATCAAGTCCCGTCATTTGGATGATAAAGCAAGTGTTGCTGCATTGTTTGCACTTTTAGAATCACAATACACCCAGAAATGGAAACCACAGTATCGCACTCAATTTCTTATTTCCAATTATGAAGAAGTAGGACATGGTACAGCTTATATTCCTGAAGGAATTCATGAAATGATCGCTGTAGATATGGGTTGTATTGGTGATGATCTCAGTTGTAAAGAAACAGATGTATCTATCTGTGCAAAAGATTCTTCCGGTCCTTATGATTATGAAATGACAGGCAAATTAATTGAATTGGCTCAAGCAGGAAATATTGCTTATGCGATCGATGTATATCCTCACTATGGTTCAGATGCTTCTGCTGCTCTACGTGCTGGTAATAATATTCGTGCAGCCTTAATCGGGCCTGGTGTACATGCTTCCCACTCTATGGAACGTACTCATACCGATGCTGTTATCAATACAGCCAAGTTGCTAGGTGCTTATATTACTGCTAAATAA
- a CDS encoding ABC-F family ATP-binding cassette domain-containing protein, translating to MNIMTVESISKSYGEKVLFENASFGMEDQDKIGIVGVNGTGKSTFLKVIAGMESTESGRVTLNNGLRIRYLAQNPPYDPEATVLRQVFDGGGEELQIVGAYMNVLEQLETHPEDEAVLEQLIHLNQELERLDAWSLESEAKNILSKLGIHHYDALMGTLSGGQRKRVALASALIQPSDLLILDEPTNHIDHDSITWLEQFLQKRRGALLMITHDRYFLDRVANVMIELDHGSLYRYEANYSRFLELKAEREEREAASEDKRQNLLRRELAWIRRGAKARTTKQQARINRFEQLKNDGPGRRDEAMDMSAISSRLGKQIVELDHVSLTLGGKELIHDLTYHAVPGDRIGIVGPNGRGKSTLLNLVSGRLVASEGNVVTGQTVKFGYFTQEHQEMDESMRVIEYIKDVAEVVETADGSKISASQMLERFLFTPAAQWTPISKLSGGEKRRLYLLRVLMGAPNVLLLDEPTNDLDITTLTVLEQYLDEFPGVVFSVSHDRYFLDRTCDRIFAFEGEGQVSIHAGNYSDYEERIADLAKSAKAASTPVVAPKAVEPVKEKAPAPDKNAWRNKLKFSYKEQLEYEKIDDDIAATEQKLVDLTNDMEKAFSDSVRLQELMAEQTATEKHLEHLMERWTYLTELAEKIAQSQN from the coding sequence ATGAATATTATGACAGTGGAGTCAATCTCCAAAAGTTACGGCGAAAAAGTATTGTTTGAAAATGCTTCATTTGGGATGGAAGATCAAGATAAAATCGGAATCGTCGGAGTCAATGGAACAGGGAAATCGACTTTTCTTAAAGTGATTGCAGGCATGGAAAGTACAGAAAGTGGACGTGTGACATTAAATAATGGATTGCGTATTCGTTATCTAGCACAGAATCCACCTTATGATCCAGAAGCAACCGTGTTACGTCAGGTATTTGATGGTGGCGGAGAAGAACTTCAAATTGTCGGTGCATACATGAATGTACTGGAACAATTAGAGACTCATCCCGAAGACGAAGCTGTATTAGAGCAATTGATTCATTTGAATCAAGAATTGGAACGTCTGGATGCATGGTCACTTGAAAGTGAAGCCAAAAATATTTTGTCCAAATTAGGCATTCATCATTATGATGCTCTAATGGGTACACTATCCGGTGGTCAACGTAAACGGGTAGCGCTAGCGTCTGCACTTATTCAACCCTCTGATCTATTAATTTTAGATGAGCCTACCAACCATATTGATCATGATTCGATTACATGGTTAGAACAATTTTTGCAAAAGCGTCGTGGCGCTTTACTAATGATCACCCATGATCGCTACTTCCTAGATCGTGTTGCAAATGTCATGATCGAACTGGATCATGGTAGTCTGTATCGTTATGAAGCCAACTATTCACGTTTTCTTGAACTCAAAGCAGAGCGTGAAGAACGAGAAGCAGCATCAGAAGACAAACGTCAAAATCTATTACGTCGTGAATTAGCATGGATCAGACGTGGAGCCAAAGCACGTACAACCAAACAACAAGCACGTATTAACCGTTTTGAACAATTGAAAAATGATGGACCTGGTCGTCGTGATGAAGCGATGGATATGTCAGCCATTTCATCTCGTCTTGGTAAGCAAATTGTAGAGTTGGATCATGTTTCTTTAACACTTGGTGGCAAAGAACTCATTCACGATCTGACGTATCATGCAGTTCCAGGAGATCGTATCGGAATTGTAGGACCTAATGGACGTGGTAAATCGACATTACTCAATCTGGTATCCGGTCGTCTGGTTGCTAGTGAAGGTAATGTGGTTACAGGTCAGACTGTTAAATTTGGCTATTTCACGCAGGAACATCAAGAAATGGATGAATCGATGCGTGTGATCGAATATATCAAAGATGTAGCAGAAGTAGTCGAAACCGCAGATGGTAGCAAAATTTCTGCTTCACAAATGCTAGAGCGCTTTTTATTTACACCAGCAGCACAATGGACACCGATCTCCAAATTATCGGGTGGCGAAAAGCGTAGACTGTATTTGCTACGTGTATTGATGGGTGCACCTAACGTATTGTTACTGGATGAGCCTACCAATGATCTGGATATCACTACATTAACCGTTCTGGAACAGTATCTTGATGAGTTCCCTGGCGTTGTGTTCTCGGTCTCACATGATCGCTACTTCCTAGATCGTACGTGTGATCGCATCTTTGCTTTTGAAGGTGAAGGTCAAGTTAGTATTCATGCAGGGAATTACAGTGATTATGAAGAGCGAATCGCTGATCTTGCCAAAAGTGCTAAAGCAGCTAGTACACCAGTCGTAGCACCCAAAGCAGTAGAACCTGTAAAAGAAAAAGCACCTGCGCCAGACAAAAACGCTTGGCGGAATAAATTAAAATTCTCATACAAAGAGCAATTAGAATATGAAAAAATTGATGATGATATTGCAGCAACAGAGCAGAAGCTAGTCGATCTTACAAATGATATGGAGAAAGCGTTCAGTGACTCTGTAAGACTGCAAGAGCTGATGGCTGAGCAGACAGCAACTGAGAAGCATCTAGAGCATCTTATGGAACGCTGGACGTATCTAACCGAACTGGCTGAAAAGATAGCACAAAGTCAGAACTAA